One stretch of Comamonas testosteroni DNA includes these proteins:
- a CDS encoding LysR substrate-binding domain-containing protein: MNLKQLNQFIALAETGNFHRAAEQLHMAQPPLSISIRKLEEELGSALFDRTSTGVVLTPAGKAILESARATLFHAEQCRQAVRDTREGVGGLIRLGFVGSATYELLPRLIPSFRDCYPKVGLEFYEATSAEILEGLTTRRFDAGLLRYPVLELDEGIELTPLDQDEFVLAVSDSSPLAQRDAIALSEAAHEPFVMYPQDTVPSLAALAKLRCQQSGFTPRIAQEAMQVQTIMSLVASGLGVGLVAGVSHLVQPRGVKCLSLLDNPPGFHVGIALVHSTAPGSRAVEKLIEHALQNAKLPAAS, encoded by the coding sequence ATGAACCTGAAGCAACTGAACCAGTTCATCGCTCTGGCCGAAACCGGCAACTTCCACCGAGCCGCAGAGCAGTTGCATATGGCTCAGCCGCCGCTGTCCATCTCGATTCGCAAGCTGGAAGAGGAGCTGGGCAGCGCCCTGTTCGATCGCACCAGCACCGGCGTCGTGCTGACGCCTGCCGGCAAGGCCATTCTGGAGAGCGCACGCGCCACCCTGTTTCATGCCGAGCAATGTCGCCAGGCTGTGCGCGATACCAGGGAAGGCGTAGGCGGTCTGATACGGCTGGGCTTTGTCGGCTCGGCCACCTACGAACTGCTGCCGCGCCTGATCCCCTCGTTTCGCGACTGCTACCCCAAGGTGGGCCTGGAGTTCTATGAGGCGACCAGTGCCGAAATCCTGGAAGGGCTGACGACCCGGCGCTTTGATGCCGGCCTGCTTCGCTACCCTGTGCTGGAGCTTGACGAAGGCATTGAACTCACGCCGCTGGATCAGGACGAGTTCGTGCTGGCCGTCTCGGACAGCAGCCCCCTGGCGCAGCGCGATGCCATCGCTCTATCCGAGGCAGCACACGAACCTTTTGTGATGTATCCGCAGGACACGGTACCCAGCCTCGCCGCGCTGGCCAAGCTACGCTGCCAGCAATCGGGCTTCACCCCTCGCATCGCCCAGGAGGCCATGCAGGTGCAGACCATCATGAGCCTGGTGGCTTCCGGCCTGGGCGTGGGACTGGTCGCAGGCGTATCGCACCTCGTTCAGCCACGCGGCGTGAAATGCCTGTCCCTGCTGGACAACCCGCCCGGATTTCATGTGGGCATTGCACTGGTGCATTCGACCGCGCCGGGCAGCCGGGCCGTGGAAAAGCTCATTGAACATGCGCTGCAAAATGCCAAGCTGCCGGCAGCGTCCTGA
- a CDS encoding Bug family tripartite tricarboxylate transporter substrate binding protein gives MKQARRYLLAALLGYGLLGAGMPSMAQAQAFPSKPIKLIVPFGPGSGTDTSARYFGRKLQELTGQPVVVENKAGANGFIAVKQVLSAPADGYTVFIGSNSTLAVNAALFRHLPYDPLTDFAPLTMMMRSPAMLAVMPQAAYSDLKGLISHARANPGKVNFGAGSAGYQLMGELLNDAARIETVHVPFKGAGETTTAVASGTVDYTFAEVTAVQELARGGRVKILAVASDKRVSTSPEIPTATEAGLPGFEAYTWVGAMVSAKTPAAETARLAELFTAISKMDETRAFYERLGAIPMTGGPAQMHEFQKNEIALWKRIVVKAKVPLQ, from the coding sequence TTGAAGCAAGCACGCAGATACCTGCTGGCGGCCTTGCTGGGCTACGGCCTGCTCGGCGCCGGCATGCCCTCCATGGCTCAGGCCCAGGCCTTCCCTTCCAAGCCGATCAAGCTCATCGTGCCCTTTGGTCCGGGTAGCGGCACCGACACCTCGGCACGCTATTTCGGGCGCAAGCTTCAGGAACTCACCGGCCAGCCCGTGGTCGTCGAAAACAAGGCAGGAGCCAACGGCTTCATCGCCGTCAAGCAGGTGCTGTCTGCGCCCGCGGATGGCTATACCGTGTTCATCGGCAGCAATTCGACGCTGGCGGTCAATGCGGCGCTGTTCAGGCATCTGCCCTACGATCCGTTAACGGACTTTGCGCCGCTGACCATGATGATGCGCTCGCCGGCCATGCTGGCCGTCATGCCCCAAGCGGCCTACTCCGACCTGAAGGGCCTGATCAGCCATGCCAGGGCCAACCCGGGGAAGGTGAATTTCGGGGCCGGCTCGGCAGGCTATCAGCTTATGGGCGAGCTGCTCAACGACGCTGCCAGGATCGAAACCGTGCATGTCCCGTTCAAGGGCGCAGGGGAAACCACCACGGCTGTCGCTTCAGGGACGGTGGACTACACCTTCGCGGAGGTCACGGCAGTGCAGGAGCTGGCCCGGGGAGGGCGTGTCAAGATCCTGGCGGTGGCCTCCGACAAGCGGGTGAGCACCTCCCCTGAGATACCCACGGCCACGGAGGCCGGTCTGCCCGGATTCGAGGCCTACACCTGGGTGGGAGCCATGGTGAGTGCCAAGACACCAGCCGCCGAGACTGCCAGGCTCGCCGAGCTTTTCACCGCCATCTCGAAGATGGATGAAACCCGTGCCTTCTACGAGCGTCTGGGGGCCATTCCCATGACCGGCGGCCCGGCACAGATGCATGAATTCCAGAAGAACGAAATCGCGCTGTGGAAGCGCATCGTCGTCAAGGCCAAGGTTCCCCTGCAATGA
- a CDS encoding CaiB/BaiF CoA transferase family protein, with protein MKANDSQPAQALQHIKVLDLSRVLAGPWAAQTLGDLGAEVIKVERPGSGDDTRAWGPPYVADPEGLPTGESAYYMCTNRNKQSIAVDFTRGEGQEIVRQLAAQCDVLIENFKTGGLAQYGLDYASLSALNPRLVYCSVTGFGQDGPYAHRAGYDFLIQGMGGLMSISGHADGQPGGGPMKVGVALTDILTGLYASTAILAALQAREHTGRGQHIDLALLDVGVACLANQSMNYLYGDQVPQRMGNAHPNTVPYQEFPTEDGHMILAVGNDGQFARFCQAAGRSEWAEDERFRSNAARLAHRAELVEMIRRVTLTRSTRAWVLLLEQHAVPCGPINTVREVFEDPQVRARGMQIAMTHPKAGQVPLVASPIRLSDTPVTYRHAPPQLGQHTKELLERHLGLSVQQMQAYHDSGVLG; from the coding sequence ATGAAAGCCAATGACAGCCAGCCGGCACAGGCGCTGCAGCACATCAAGGTGCTCGATCTTTCGCGGGTATTGGCGGGCCCGTGGGCGGCACAGACCCTGGGCGACCTGGGCGCCGAGGTGATCAAGGTGGAAAGACCCGGCAGCGGTGACGACACCCGTGCCTGGGGCCCGCCCTATGTGGCCGACCCCGAAGGCCTGCCGACGGGGGAGTCTGCCTACTATATGTGCACCAACCGCAACAAGCAGTCGATTGCGGTGGACTTCACCCGCGGCGAAGGTCAGGAGATCGTGCGCCAGCTGGCCGCTCAATGCGATGTGCTGATCGAAAACTTCAAGACTGGCGGTCTGGCGCAGTACGGGCTTGACTATGCGAGCCTCAGTGCCCTGAATCCCCGCCTTGTCTACTGCTCGGTCACGGGCTTCGGCCAGGACGGTCCCTATGCACATCGTGCGGGCTACGACTTTCTGATCCAGGGCATGGGGGGGCTGATGAGCATTTCGGGCCATGCCGATGGCCAGCCCGGAGGCGGCCCCATGAAGGTCGGTGTGGCGCTGACCGACATCCTCACCGGACTTTACGCCAGCACGGCGATTCTGGCGGCCCTGCAGGCCCGCGAGCATACGGGGCGCGGCCAGCACATAGATCTGGCTTTGCTCGATGTCGGCGTGGCCTGTCTGGCCAACCAGAGCATGAACTATCTGTACGGGGACCAGGTGCCGCAGCGCATGGGCAACGCGCATCCGAACACGGTGCCCTATCAGGAATTCCCGACCGAAGACGGCCACATGATCCTGGCCGTGGGCAATGACGGTCAGTTTGCCCGTTTCTGCCAGGCGGCAGGCAGGAGCGAATGGGCCGAGGACGAGCGCTTCCGGAGCAATGCGGCGCGGCTGGCCCATAGAGCCGAACTTGTGGAAATGATCCGCCGTGTGACGCTCACGCGCAGCACCAGGGCCTGGGTGCTGCTGCTGGAGCAGCACGCCGTGCCATGCGGTCCCATCAACACGGTGCGTGAGGTGTTCGAGGATCCGCAGGTCAGGGCTCGCGGCATGCAGATCGCCATGACACACCCCAAGGCGGGCCAGGTGCCGCTGGTCGCCAGTCCCATCCGTTTGTCGGACACACCGGTGACGTACCGCCATGCACCGCCTCAGCTGGGCCAGCACACAAAAGAGCTGCTGGAGCGCCATCTGGGTCTGTCTGTCCAGCAGATGCAGGCCTATCACGACAGTGGAGTATTGGGATGA
- a CDS encoding CaiB/BaiF CoA transferase family protein: protein MNSQESLKHALIAGQDEAQGALSGVRVLDLSSVIFGPMASQVLADYGAEVIKIEPPEGDSTRHTGPALEPGMAAMFMGSNRSKKSVVLDLKQEKAQAALHALLQGADVLMHSMRPQKLARLGLDPDSLRKQYPRLIYVGLHGFGEDGPYAGQPAYDDVIQGMSGLADLMQRQTGEARYLPTIAADKTCALVAAHAVLAALYQRERRGEGSYVEVPMYETMAGFNLVEHFYGMHFTPAQSGAGYPRVMAPWRKPYRTLDGHVCLMPYTDAHWRRFFAAVGQPQLAQDQRFATQAMRTRHIAELLETMSGYVAQKDTAYWLASCEQLEIPAAPVTRMDDLPHDPHLQATGFFVEKKDAAMGVVKFPRSSVRINGTQLPIGMPPRLGEHTQELLREAGWDDARIAALQSKDC from the coding sequence ATGAACAGCCAGGAGTCGTTAAAGCACGCGCTCATCGCGGGCCAGGACGAAGCCCAGGGGGCCTTGTCAGGGGTGCGGGTGCTGGACCTTTCCAGCGTGATTTTCGGCCCCATGGCCAGCCAGGTGCTGGCCGACTACGGCGCCGAGGTGATCAAGATCGAGCCGCCGGAGGGCGACTCCACGCGCCACACCGGCCCGGCGCTGGAGCCTGGCATGGCGGCAATGTTCATGGGCTCCAACCGCAGCAAGAAAAGTGTGGTGCTGGACCTGAAACAAGAGAAGGCGCAGGCCGCGCTGCATGCGCTGCTGCAGGGGGCCGATGTGCTCATGCACAGCATGCGCCCGCAAAAGCTGGCCAGGCTAGGACTCGATCCGGACAGCCTGCGCAAGCAATACCCGCGCCTTATCTATGTGGGCCTGCACGGTTTTGGCGAAGACGGCCCCTATGCCGGGCAGCCTGCATATGACGACGTAATCCAGGGCATGAGCGGCCTGGCCGATCTCATGCAGCGCCAGACGGGCGAGGCCCGCTATCTGCCCACGATTGCGGCTGACAAGACCTGTGCTCTGGTAGCCGCGCATGCGGTGTTGGCGGCGCTCTACCAGCGCGAGCGCAGGGGCGAGGGCAGTTATGTGGAAGTGCCCATGTACGAAACCATGGCGGGCTTCAACCTGGTGGAGCATTTCTACGGCATGCATTTCACCCCCGCGCAGAGTGGCGCGGGCTATCCGCGCGTGATGGCGCCCTGGCGCAAGCCTTACAGGACACTGGACGGCCATGTCTGCCTGATGCCTTACACCGATGCGCACTGGCGCCGTTTCTTTGCGGCCGTCGGTCAGCCCCAGCTGGCACAGGACCAGCGTTTTGCCACCCAGGCGATGCGCACCCGCCACATCGCCGAGCTGCTGGAGACGATGAGCGGCTACGTGGCGCAAAAGGACACCGCCTATTGGCTGGCCAGCTGCGAACAGCTGGAGATTCCAGCAGCACCGGTCACTCGCATGGACGATCTGCCCCATGACCCGCATTTGCAAGCCACCGGCTTTTTTGTCGAGAAGAAAGACGCCGCAATGGGGGTTGTGAAATTTCCGCGTTCGTCCGTGCGCATCAACGGTACCCAGCTCCCCATAGGCATGCCCCCGCGCCTGGGCGAGCACACACAGGAATTGCTGCGCGAGGCAGGCTGGGACGACGCGCGCATTGCGGCCTTGCAGTCGAAGGACTGCTGA
- a CDS encoding MaoC family dehydratase, with product MSVSNLISSTENRAATLADTPRMGQGFVWQDLRVGQQLRTFRRTVTETDLVNFINTTGMLEAIFIEDGYDGGAIQGRPVPGALTYTLIEGFILQSMIQGTGLAMLELHQKILAPVLVGDTIEALVEVIDIKPTSKGGRAVVSSRIEVYNQRRQQVMVYTAVRLLAGRGA from the coding sequence ATGAGCGTGAGCAATTTGATTTCTTCTACTGAAAACCGGGCCGCGACGCTGGCAGACACGCCGCGCATGGGCCAGGGTTTTGTCTGGCAGGACCTGCGCGTAGGCCAGCAACTGCGCACCTTTCGCCGTACGGTGACCGAGACCGATCTGGTCAACTTCATCAACACCACGGGCATGCTCGAAGCGATCTTCATCGAAGACGGCTACGACGGCGGCGCCATTCAGGGCCGCCCGGTGCCGGGCGCACTCACCTATACCTTGATCGAAGGCTTCATCCTCCAAAGCATGATCCAGGGCACAGGCCTGGCCATGCTCGAGCTGCACCAGAAGATTCTGGCTCCTGTACTGGTGGGCGACACCATTGAGGCGCTGGTCGAGGTGATCGACATCAAGCCAACGAGCAAAGGCGGTCGCGCGGTAGTGAGCTCGCGGATCGAGGTCTACAACCAGCGTCGCCAGCAGGTGATGGTCTATACCGCCGTACGTCTGCTGGCCGGCCGTGGAGCTTAG
- a CDS encoding Bug family tripartite tricarboxylate transporter substrate binding protein: MSYRFSRRSSLLAVAALAAAALAVCGAAQAQDSWPSKPITLIVPFPPGGPTDMVARVLAQQVGQQLGQSVIVDNRPGANGNIGNALVAKAPADGYTVLYNTSSIALSSSLYKKMSYDVTRDLRPVALTAVVPLGLVVNPKVPANTVQELVKYAQDHKGKLSYGSAGNGNVTHLAAFQVVQHYNMDASHVPYKGSAPADVDLVAGQIDFMTDTINSVAPFIKDGRLRLLAVSTAGRIPNFPNAPTLAESGMTGFEAGAWQGVMVPAKTPDAIVERLNAELMKALRNPGVLEKLRVQGTEPLGSTPKAYGEYIQSEIKRWAGVVKSTGVSLD, translated from the coding sequence ATGAGTTATCGATTTTCACGTCGGTCGTCGCTGCTCGCCGTTGCCGCGCTGGCCGCTGCCGCGCTGGCCGTTTGCGGTGCGGCGCAGGCGCAGGACAGCTGGCCCAGCAAGCCGATCACGCTGATCGTCCCTTTCCCGCCTGGCGGTCCGACGGACATGGTGGCACGGGTGCTGGCGCAGCAGGTCGGCCAGCAGCTGGGGCAGTCGGTCATCGTGGACAACCGGCCTGGTGCCAACGGCAATATCGGCAATGCGCTGGTGGCCAAGGCGCCTGCCGACGGCTACACCGTGCTCTACAACACCTCCTCGATTGCGCTTAGCTCGTCGCTCTACAAGAAGATGAGCTATGACGTGACCAGGGACCTGCGTCCCGTGGCCTTGACGGCGGTGGTGCCGCTGGGACTTGTCGTCAATCCCAAGGTACCTGCCAACACCGTGCAGGAGCTCGTGAAGTACGCGCAGGACCACAAAGGCAAGCTCTCCTACGGCTCGGCGGGCAACGGCAATGTCACGCATCTGGCGGCTTTTCAGGTGGTACAGCACTACAACATGGATGCAAGTCATGTGCCTTATAAAGGCAGCGCCCCTGCCGATGTGGACCTGGTGGCAGGCCAGATCGATTTCATGACCGACACCATCAATTCGGTGGCGCCTTTCATCAAGGACGGCAGGCTCCGGCTGCTGGCCGTCAGCACGGCCGGACGGATTCCCAATTTCCCCAATGCGCCTACGCTGGCCGAAAGCGGCATGACCGGGTTCGAGGCCGGAGCCTGGCAAGGCGTGATGGTGCCTGCCAAAACGCCCGATGCGATTGTGGAGCGCCTGAATGCCGAGCTGATGAAGGCACTCAGGAACCCCGGGGTGCTGGAGAAGCTGCGCGTGCAGGGCACCGAGCCGCTGGGATCCACGCCCAAGGCCTACGGCGAATACATCCAGAGCGAAATCAAGCGCTGGGCAGGTGTTGTCAAAAGCACAGGCGTGTCCCTGGACTGA
- a CDS encoding acyl-CoA dehydrogenase family protein, which produces MTILDGLSLTGIPPEGEALRAEVRAFLQDAVKDIPAHVRAKSWSGYDPALSRKLGEKGWIGMTLPKAYGGGERSAFARYVLVEECLNFGAPVGSHWIADRQSAPLILKYGTEAQKQFYIPRVCRGEVFFCIGMSEPNAGSDLAGVRTRAVPNERGFLLNGQKIWTTNAHHCQYMIALVRTSGSAEDRHKGLSQVIVDLTLPGVMVRPIQDLSGDSHFCEVFFENVQLSADALIGAEGQGWEQVTAELAFERSGPERLFSSIVLFDQWLQYARTPQGRTESGIRLAGKVLTQLAPLRAMSVSVQQKLTQGASPVVEAALVKELGTTLEQMIPAAIAEELFARPVEDVPVELLLTLKYVTEASPSFSLRGGTRDILRGMIARGLGLR; this is translated from the coding sequence ATGACCATTCTCGATGGACTGAGCCTGACAGGCATCCCGCCGGAGGGGGAGGCACTGCGCGCCGAGGTGCGTGCATTTCTGCAGGATGCGGTCAAAGACATTCCTGCGCATGTCCGTGCCAAATCCTGGAGCGGATATGACCCGGCCCTCAGCCGCAAACTCGGTGAAAAGGGCTGGATCGGCATGACCTTGCCCAAGGCTTATGGCGGAGGCGAGCGCAGCGCGTTCGCCCGCTATGTGCTGGTGGAAGAGTGTCTGAACTTCGGCGCGCCGGTAGGTTCGCACTGGATTGCCGACCGTCAGAGTGCGCCGCTGATCCTCAAATACGGCACGGAAGCGCAAAAGCAGTTCTACATTCCCAGAGTTTGCCGGGGCGAGGTGTTTTTCTGTATCGGCATGAGCGAGCCCAATGCAGGTTCGGATCTGGCAGGTGTGAGGACTAGAGCGGTTCCCAACGAGCGGGGTTTCTTGCTCAATGGCCAGAAGATCTGGACCACCAACGCGCATCACTGCCAGTACATGATTGCTCTTGTGCGGACTTCCGGCAGTGCCGAGGACCGTCACAAGGGCTTGTCGCAAGTCATCGTGGACCTGACATTGCCCGGTGTGATGGTGCGTCCCATCCAGGATCTATCGGGTGACAGCCATTTCTGCGAGGTTTTTTTCGAGAATGTGCAGCTGTCTGCCGATGCGCTGATCGGTGCCGAAGGTCAGGGCTGGGAACAGGTTACCGCAGAACTTGCTTTCGAGCGCAGCGGCCCGGAGCGCCTGTTCTCCAGCATCGTGCTGTTCGATCAATGGCTGCAGTATGCACGCACGCCGCAGGGACGCACCGAGTCGGGCATACGGCTTGCGGGAAAGGTGCTGACGCAACTGGCACCGCTGCGCGCGATGTCGGTATCCGTGCAGCAGAAGCTGACCCAGGGAGCAAGTCCTGTTGTCGAAGCTGCGCTGGTCAAGGAGCTGGGCACGACACTGGAGCAGATGATCCCGGCGGCGATTGCCGAGGAGCTGTTTGCCCGGCCGGTCGAGGATGTGCCGGTGGAGCTGTTGCTGACGCTCAAGTACGTCACCGAAGCTTCTCCCTCGTTTTCCTTGCGCGGTGGCACGCGTGACATTCTGCGCGGCATGATCGCCCGCGGCCTGGGTTTGCGCTGA
- a CDS encoding acyl-CoA dehydrogenase family protein, translating to MSNNDLFADAARRVLADWCTPQVIREIESTGSRSAAVARLWQQLEETGLADALLAEEEGGAGLGLGEIFGVLEQCGAHALPLPLGETMLARAMLAQADMACPAGSIALAQGAVQVDGGVHCALVRGGQVADSVLVQVQAEAGVWHLLSVSQAGLAPHALVLDASLTWAPEQLRAAGVIRPGSQFDARSLQAAVVAVQMAGAMRDVFQRSLQYANERQQFGCAIGKFQAIQHQLAVMSEHVFAARMAAQLGCSGDGIVPDRLRVAVAKARCSEAALVVTELAHAIHGAIGFTEEYDLQLFTRRLHAWRLTAGSEAYWQALAGQALMSHEGMTLDLIRRITDVEALA from the coding sequence ATGAGCAATAACGATTTGTTTGCAGATGCTGCGCGCAGGGTGCTGGCAGACTGGTGCACCCCTCAGGTGATTCGCGAGATCGAGAGCACTGGCAGCCGCTCAGCGGCCGTTGCCCGGCTATGGCAGCAGCTGGAGGAAACCGGCTTGGCCGATGCCTTGCTTGCCGAAGAAGAGGGCGGTGCCGGTCTGGGCCTGGGCGAGATATTTGGCGTGCTGGAGCAATGTGGAGCCCACGCCCTGCCTCTGCCTCTGGGAGAGACCATGCTGGCACGGGCTATGCTGGCGCAGGCGGATATGGCCTGCCCGGCTGGCAGCATTGCGCTGGCGCAGGGAGCGGTGCAGGTCGATGGCGGTGTGCATTGCGCGCTGGTGCGAGGCGGGCAAGTCGCGGACTCGGTGCTGGTTCAAGTGCAAGCAGAAGCCGGGGTCTGGCATCTGCTGAGTGTGTCTCAGGCTGGGCTTGCGCCGCACGCTCTGGTGCTTGACGCGTCGTTGACCTGGGCGCCGGAGCAGTTGCGGGCCGCAGGCGTCATCCGGCCCGGGTCGCAATTCGATGCCCGGAGCCTGCAGGCCGCCGTGGTGGCTGTGCAGATGGCGGGGGCCATGCGCGACGTGTTCCAGCGTAGCTTGCAATATGCGAACGAGCGTCAGCAGTTTGGGTGTGCTATCGGGAAGTTCCAGGCGATCCAGCATCAGCTGGCAGTCATGAGCGAGCATGTTTTTGCCGCCCGCATGGCGGCTCAGCTCGGTTGCAGCGGTGACGGCATCGTGCCTGACAGATTGCGTGTAGCCGTTGCCAAGGCTCGCTGCAGCGAGGCGGCTTTGGTTGTCACGGAGCTTGCGCATGCAATTCATGGCGCGATCGGCTTCACCGAGGAATATGACCTGCAGCTGTTTACCCGCAGATTGCACGCATGGCGGCTGACGGCCGGCAGCGAAGCCTATTGGCAGGCATTGGCAGGGCAGGCCCTGATGTCGCACGAGGGCATGACACTGGATCTGATTCGACGGATCACCGATGTCGAGGCCCTGGCTTGA
- a CDS encoding crotonase/enoyl-CoA hydratase family protein, with protein sequence MAFLNIERNGGILTVTMNQPETRNALTGNTAVAEFVQLCADVRLDASVKVLILTGAGSIFSSGGNVKDMRRYFDDALTPDMIREEYRQGIQQIPNALYQLDVPVICAVNGPAIGAGLDLSCMCDIRIASENATFAESFVRVGIVPGDGGAWLLPRVVGMSKASEMAFTGEAISAAQALACGLVSQVVPADELLPAARVLALKIAANPGGVMRMTKRLLREGQNATLASLLEISAGYQAIAHKTADHREAVTAFIEKRAPRFS encoded by the coding sequence ATGGCATTTCTGAACATTGAACGCAATGGCGGTATCTTGACCGTCACCATGAATCAGCCTGAGACACGCAATGCGCTGACCGGCAATACGGCGGTGGCGGAATTCGTGCAGCTCTGCGCAGATGTGCGCCTGGACGCCAGCGTGAAGGTGCTGATCCTGACCGGCGCCGGCTCTATCTTCAGCTCCGGCGGCAATGTCAAGGACATGAGGCGCTATTTCGATGACGCACTCACTCCCGACATGATTCGCGAGGAATACCGTCAGGGAATTCAGCAAATTCCGAATGCCCTCTACCAGCTGGATGTTCCCGTGATCTGTGCCGTCAACGGCCCGGCCATCGGCGCGGGTCTGGATTTGAGCTGCATGTGCGATATCCGGATTGCGTCGGAGAATGCCACTTTTGCGGAGAGCTTTGTTCGTGTGGGCATTGTTCCCGGTGATGGCGGGGCCTGGTTGCTGCCGCGCGTGGTGGGGATGTCCAAGGCCAGCGAAATGGCTTTCACGGGAGAGGCGATCAGCGCTGCCCAGGCCTTGGCCTGCGGTCTCGTGAGTCAGGTGGTGCCTGCGGATGAGCTGCTGCCGGCCGCCAGGGTATTGGCGCTCAAGATTGCTGCCAATCCAGGCGGGGTGATGCGCATGACCAAGCGTCTGCTGCGCGAGGGCCAGAACGCCACGCTGGCCTCGCTGCTGGAAATATCGGCCGGCTATCAGGCGATTGCCCATAAAACGGCAGATCATCGTGAAGCTGTGACGGCCTTTATCGAGAAACGGGCACCCCGTTTCTCGTGA
- a CDS encoding methyl-accepting chemotaxis protein: MRLTKLNIGARLGLGFAVVLAFAVAITVIGIWQLHSVGKATQQMMQEPLTKERLISDWNSNVSVAVARTTAIAKSSDASLVQFLAADAAATTKSTANVLKQIEPLISEPAEREILDRIMQVRKTYLASRDKVSQLKADGMAEEAESTLINSYVPAAQGYLKLLAELLNLQRASLDAKAAEVEQIESSSKTYFLVLALLALAIGTVSAWRLTQGITAPLKHAVGVARRVADGDLTAQIQVNSSDETGQLMQALHDMNTSLDRLVGQVRQGTDSIATASGQIAAGNHDLSARTEEQASSLQQTAASMEQLTSTVKQNADNAGQANRLALSASDVAVKGGMVVSQVVETMGAISQSSRKISDIIGVIDSIAFQTNILALNAAVEAARAGEQGRGFAVVASEVRSLAGRSAEAAKEIKQLIQASVTKVEEGSAQVSQAGQTMDEIVSSVQRVTDIMGEITAASHEQTSGIEQINRAVAEMDLVTQQNAALVEESTAAAQSMQQQTSDLSRMVSVFRLKSV; encoded by the coding sequence ATGAGATTGACCAAGCTGAACATTGGTGCCCGACTGGGCCTGGGGTTCGCAGTGGTGTTGGCATTTGCCGTGGCGATCACGGTTATCGGCATCTGGCAGTTGCACTCGGTGGGCAAGGCCACGCAGCAGATGATGCAGGAGCCGTTGACCAAGGAGCGCTTGATCAGCGACTGGAACAGCAATGTCAGCGTGGCCGTGGCACGCACCACGGCCATCGCCAAGAGCAGCGACGCAAGTCTGGTGCAGTTTCTGGCGGCGGATGCGGCTGCTACCACCAAGAGCACGGCCAATGTGCTCAAGCAGATAGAGCCCCTGATCTCCGAGCCTGCGGAGCGCGAGATCCTGGACAGGATCATGCAGGTGCGCAAGACCTATCTTGCCAGCCGCGACAAGGTCAGTCAGCTCAAGGCCGACGGCATGGCCGAAGAGGCTGAGTCCACGCTGATCAACAGCTATGTGCCGGCCGCACAGGGCTATCTGAAGCTGCTCGCAGAGCTGCTGAACCTGCAGCGCGCCAGCCTCGACGCCAAGGCGGCAGAGGTGGAGCAGATCGAAAGCAGCAGCAAGACATATTTCCTGGTCCTGGCCTTGTTGGCCCTGGCCATCGGCACCGTCAGCGCCTGGCGTCTGACGCAAGGCATCACCGCTCCGCTCAAGCATGCGGTCGGCGTGGCCCGTCGCGTGGCCGATGGTGACCTGACGGCCCAGATCCAGGTGAACAGCAGCGATGAAACCGGGCAGCTCATGCAGGCCTTGCACGATATGAACACCAGCCTGGATAGGCTGGTGGGGCAGGTGCGTCAGGGCACGGACAGCATTGCCACGGCATCCGGCCAGATTGCGGCGGGCAACCATGACCTGTCTGCGCGCACGGAAGAGCAGGCCAGTTCCTTGCAGCAGACGGCTGCATCCATGGAGCAGCTGACTTCTACCGTCAAGCAAAATGCCGATAACGCCGGTCAGGCCAATCGGCTGGCGCTGTCGGCCTCTGATGTGGCCGTCAAGGGCGGCATGGTGGTGTCACAGGTGGTGGAAACCATGGGGGCCATCAGCCAGTCTTCGCGCAAGATTTCCGACATCATCGGCGTGATCGACAGCATTGCCTTTCAGACCAATATCCTGGCGCTGAACGCCGCCGTGGAAGCGGCCCGTGCCGGCGAGCAAGGCCGTGGCTTTGCCGTCGTGGCATCGGAAGTGCGCTCCCTGGCCGGTCGCAGCGCTGAAGCGGCCAAGGAAATCAAGCAGCTGATTCAGGCTTCGGTCACCAAGGTGGAGGAGGGCAGCGCGCAGGTCAGTCAGGCTGGCCAGACCATGGATGAAATCGTCAGCAGCGTGCAGCGCGTGACGGACATCATGGGCGAGATCACTGCCGCCAGCCATGAGCAGACCAGCGGCATCGAGCAGATCAACCGTGCGGTGGCCGAGATGGATCTGGTGACCCAGCAGAATGCCGCCCTCGTGGAAGAGTCCACCGCTGCAGCCCAATCCATGCAGCAGCAGACCAGTGATCTGTCACGGATGGTCAGCGTCTTCCGGCTCAAGAGCGTCTGA